The proteins below come from a single Zea mays cultivar B73 chromosome 8, Zm-B73-REFERENCE-NAM-5.0, whole genome shotgun sequence genomic window:
- the LOC103634654 gene encoding uncharacterized protein: MARKPKFQHVVTMAIKKLSSSSSKASAAIDQYTFFRKQAGLFGGEEAKDSALNGRASAGKSLLSRFILVLSLRVASLFVVIVLFFHIFLADWWDQYGGDYLELQEFARRIVSQCMSSSGCERNWSTFALVHTKLRNQLSYDKLHKLVYVHYNLKLRIQHFETDMESLEQMKNSKDRNIDPCSIMIDVAMYDEGNPIMEWLCSSRSESVPTLDENDESESPNRPSGFVLEELGGLNEEEMVLLNSRIGSGRKNGRKRNDVEEDIGDDFLSDSSEGGGSPTYNESGDSDSNDGGGDDEDGEPSGPCFAARTQPKLATDQYNGPGQDEQAVPLRPRSKRQKKLSIKGLYMLQK; encoded by the exons ATGGCAAGAAAACCAAAGTTCCAACATGTTGTGACAATGGCCATAAAGAAACTTTCAAGCTCatcttcaaaggcttcagctgCAATTGATCAATATACTTTCTTCAGAAAGCAAGCTGGGTTATTTGGAGGAGAAGAGGCTAAAGATTCAGCACTTAATGGTCGCGCAAGTGCAGGTAAGTCATTGTTGTCTAGATTTATTCTTGTTTTGTCCTTGAGAGTTGCCTCTTTATTTGTGGTGATTGTTCTATTTTTTCATATTTTCCTAGCTGATTGGTGGGATCAATATGGTGGAGACTATCTAGAATTACAAGAGTTTGCACGTCGTATTGTTTCTCAATGCATGTCCTCTAGTGGTTGTGAACGTAATTGGAGTACCTTCGCTTTGGTTCATACCAAATTAAGGAATCAGTTGAGTTATGATAAGTTGCATAAACTAGTTTATGTTCACTACAACTTGAAGTTGCGCATTCAACATTTTGAAACTGATATGGAAAGTCTTGAACAAATGAAAAACTCTAAAGATAGAAACATAGATCCATGTAGCATCATGATAGATGTTGCTATGTATGATGAAGGCAACCCGATTATGGAATGGTTGTGCAGTTCTAGGAGTGAATCAGTGCCGACACTTGATGAAAATGATGAGTCTGAATCGCCTAACAGACCAAGTGGATTCGTTTTAGAAGAGTTAGGAGGATTGAATGAAGAAGAGATGGTTCTTTTAAATTCTAGGATTGGTTCTGGTAGGAAAAATGGTAGGAAAAGGAATGATGTAGAAGAAGATATTGGAGATGATTTCTTATCAGATAGTAGTGAGGGAGGAGGTAGCCCAACCTACAACGAATCAGGTGATAGTGACTCTAATGATG GTGGTGGTGATGACGAAGATGGTGAACCTAGTGGTCCATGTTTTGCAGCTAGGACACAACCTAAATTAGCTACAGACCAATATAATGGTCCTG GTCAAGATGAACAAGCAGTGCCTCTCCGTCCAAGATCAAAAAGGCAGAAGAAGCTCTCCATCAAGGGTCTGTACATGCTTCAGAAG TGA